TAAAGTCTGATGTAAAGCTCCGGCCAGAAGCCTTATTGATAGACCTAAACTGCATGACCAGGTTATGATCATATTCCTGTTTTAGGTTCGGGTTGCCCGAAGTAATGCGTAGTGGGTTCTGATTATCGATAAAATCCTGTAGCTGCTCAATGGCAGGTGTATTCGTTTTGGCATTATAGCGCAACTCAATACGTGTTTCCTTGTTGAAATTATACTGGAAATTCAAGTTTGGCAGCAGGCTATTGAAATGGCTCTTTGTTTTTAATTTGTTCGGAAATAGCTTGTCATTTGTCTGATTGGCGGTCTGGTAATCCAATCCAATTTGAAACCGTATGCTATCTTTTTTATTGAATAAATAGGATACCCCAGCACTATGGTAAACGAAGTCATTGCGAAATTCATTCGAAAGGCGGTTTTTCAACTCCCCCAATTGTTCGGTTTCCGCCAGAAATTCATACGTTTTACGGTCAGAGTAGCGCGCCGTATTTCGGAAGGTGTAATTACCTTGCAGACGCGAGTATTTATTCAGCATCTCCGTATAGGCAATTTTTGAGCGAAAGCCATTATTGTCACCATTTGAGTAATTACGATTGTTTGCGGTGTCAATTCGACTAAACTCCCCATTTCTATAATAGGTATTCAAGGCATAGTTCGCAGCATCCCCCTTGTTCGTGCTGAAAGAACCATTAAAATTGACGCTAATAGTTCGTCCCGGTTTGTTTAGCCTGCGCATATAAGTCAGATCCCCACCCCAGTTGAAATTTTCGCCAAAAATACTGTTGTTCCTGTCGGATTGGTTGAGCATTTCGCTCAGGTTTAATAAGGTACTGCCCAGCGAGCTGCTATGCCTATTATTGCTCTGGTAGGAGAAATTGGGCTGTATGTCCAGCTTTTGAATAGAATCTATTTTCCAGTTCGCCCGCAGGGAGAAGGCGTGATTATTTGTGTAGGTGCTGCCAGATTGCTGTTGATTGTTGATCTGGTTGGCTCTATTGCCTGCAGTGTATTCCGTTTTGTTTTGGCTGATGGTATTATTGTCGGTATAGTTGTAGGTGTAATTGGCGTTGAAATCCATCCGGTCCGCAAAAAAACGGTCGAGATAGTTAAATCCAGCATTGAAACGTGTTGTGACGCCCTGTCCTGTACGCCCACGTGTGTTGCCTCGTGGCGCAAAACCATTGGGCTGATTGACGTTATTGGTATTGATATCAATGGAATATTGACGCTTTGGATTCATTTTGGTAACCTGCGTATTGATCGCATACTTCTCATCCGGACCAGCTCCGCCACTGATTTTGCCAAAATATGATTTCCTTTTATCCGGTTTGGTGACAATATTAATCACTTTCATGCGCTTGCCATCATCAAATCCACTGAATTTCGCTTGTTCGGTTTTGTCATCAATAAGCTGCACTTTGGAAATGACATCCGCGGGTAAGTTTTTAAGGGCCACTTTTGGATCAGTGCTAAAAAACTCACGACCATCAATGATAATCTTACTTACGGCTTCTCCTTGCGCCTTTACATTACCATCTTCGTCAATTTCTACACCTGGGATCTGTTTGACCAGTTCGTCAGCATCTGCAAAATCAGGTGTAACATATTTTTTGGCATCAAATTCTAACGTATCGCCCCTTACCTGTACGCTCGTCGGTGAGATGCTGATTTCGTCCAGCACGATCTCCGAGCTGTTGAGCTTAAAGTTGATCTCGACAGTTTTACCTGCTAATTTGATCTTCCGAATATCTGCCGTATAGCCCATTGGCTGTACCGAAATCAGATAATCACCATTGGGAAGTGCGACACTGGTAAACTTGCCCAAGATATCCGTTGGTGTTTGCAGTTTACTGGAGTCTTTTAAGGCAATGATCGTAATACTGGCTCCCGAAATTGGTTTTGAACCGTTGCTGTCCATGAGCTTCCCTGAAATATATTGCTGGGCAAAAGCATTGATCTTTAACAGCATTAAACTAAGCGAGAGGATAACGATTGTCCAGGTCTTGATTTTCATTGGTTGATGATGTCTGCGTGGTTTTAGGCGCTGTTGTTGGTTCTATTTTTTTATTTGTCAAATTTATGCGACTATTTGATACGAATTACTATCATTTTAGTTACAATAATCCTAACTGAACGGAAAGATTAGATATATTTGCAGTAGAATTAGAAATCAACTGAACGGCATAGTATATGAAAGAAAGTGTTTTGAGTAGAAAAGAGCGTATTATGAAAGAAGCATTACTGCTTTTTTCAGACCAGGGCTATACCAATACGTCTACCAAAACAATAGCGCAGAACGCTGGCGTTTCTGAGGCTTTGATATTCAAACATTTTGGTAACAAAGATGCACTCTTGGTCTATTTGATCAAATCCGGATATCGCAAGGTCCTGACCCATCACCGTGGGATGATGACCTATCGTGAGCCCAAAGACTTCTTACGTACCATGATCAATCTTCCCAATAAGTTGGTCAGTGCTGAACCGATATTCTGGAAATTGCAGGAACGACTGTCACATCATCCCTTTTCCAAACAACAACATGAGCAGTTTATGAAACCAGTGCAGCCGATTATCCATCGTGCTTTTGAGGAACTGGGTTATGAAAATCCTGAATTGGAAACGCAGTTTCTCCTCTTGATCATTGATTCATTTTGGAAAAAGGAAGCTATTGGCGAATTGGAGCATGTCATGGAATTGACCCTGTTTCTGGAGAAAAAGTATAATTTGATTTAGATTATAGTATTGAGTATCTAGTATTGAGTATCTAGTATTTAGATTCTGGCTGTTCAAGCTTATTGCAGGTACTTAGCTTGTTTTTACTCTCGGTTATTTTTTGTTTGCTTAAGCTTACAGCTGATACTTCGTTTGTTTTTACTCTTGGGTATTTTAGGCTTGCTTAAGCTTATTGCAGATACCTAGCTCTAACTGGCGTTCATTAGCTAATCAAATCCATCACCAGATTCATCCCGAAGACGGTTCCCGGCAAAATCAACGATAGACAATAGGTACATCCCGCAGTACTTCTCAGGTATTGTATCCTTATATTCCCCTTTGTTGCGCTTGAAATGCGTCTTGTTGCATGTTTTAATAAAATTGTTGCAAAAACAATTTCATATTATCCAAAATAATAACGTTATTAGTATTCTATTTAAGACATTATACAAACTAATTTATGTTCAAAAAATTCAGTCTGGGCCTATTGGCATTGGCCAGTGCGCTATCATTTGCGAAGGCACAGGACAAGAAAGATTTTGTAAAATACATCAATTCCCAGCATGATTGGGTAGATGCCGTATTTAATACCTTGACTCCAAAGGAAAAAGTTGCGCAGTTGTTCCTTGTAAGGGCGCATACTAATCTTGGTCAGAAATATATTGATTCCGTTGCACAGGTTGTTCAAGATGAACATCTGGGTGGTCTGGTGGTTTTTCAAGGCGGTCCCGTGCGCCATGCGGACATGTTCAATCGTTATCAGTCTTTATCTAAAGTGCCCTTAATGATCACTTTTGATGGAGAATGGGGGCTTGGTATGCGTATGCCGGATTCTACGTTGTCATTCCCTTATCAGATGACGCTCGGTGCTGTGCAGGACAATCAATTGATCTATCGCATGGGACGTGAGGTTGCGCTAGATTTTCATCGTATCGGTATGCATTTCAATTTTGCACCAGATGTGGATATCAATAATAACCCGAAAAATCCGGTCATCGGTATTCGTTCTTTTGGCGACAATAAATATAATGTCACCAAAAAAGCAAAAGCTTATATGGACGGTATGGTGGATGGTGGTATCTTGGCTTCCATTAAACACTTTCCGGGACATGGCGATACAGATGTAGATTCACACTATGACCTACCTCAACTCCCTTTTGATAAAACCCGATTGGATACACTGGAAATGTACCCTTTCAAAGAACTTATTAAAGCCGGTGCACCAGCGGTTATGGTTGCGCATATGAATATCCCTGTCTTGGATGATACTCCCAATATGCCGTCTTCTATTTCTAAAAAGGTCGTTACAGACCTATTGCGAAATGAGCTTGGCTTTAAAGGCTTAACAGTGACTGATGCGATGGACATGAAAGGCGTCAAAAAATTCTTCCCGAATGGTGAAGCCGATGTTCAGGCAATCATTGCCGGACATGACCTCCTTGAGGTATCCGAAAATAGTAAACGCGCGATTGACCTTATTCTGAAAGCAATCGAAGAAGGTCGGATTTCACAGACAGATATTGATGCACGCGTGAAAAAAGTATTGGCTGCTAAACTATGGTTAGGCCTAGACAAATACCAGGCAACCCCGCAGCAGAATCTGTATGCCGATTTACATAGAGCGTCTGCAGTTCAGCTGATTGATGAGTTATCCAATGCTGCTATTACAGCCCTCAACAGTACCGAAAAATTAAAATCCTTTAAAAAGGATCAGCCTACAGCGATTATCAATGTCGGTGTTGCTGTCAATCAAACATTCCAGAACGAACTGGCGGCGGGATTGACCAACGAAACACAATATTTTGTGCCAGACAGCTTGAGCAAAGATGATATGAAACGTCTTGTGAAAGAAATCAAGAAAAACAAGCAATACATCATCGCTGTACACGATACACGACTACGTCCACGTCCTACAATGCAATTGAATGAAAATGTGCAGGACCTGATGAAGAAATTTGCAAAAAAATCCATCTTGACCCTATTTACAAATGTATATGCATTAGATGGGGTAGAAGCATCCAAGAAAGCGAAGACAATTTTGCTAGCTTATCAAAATGATGCTTTTATGCAGAAAGCTGCTGCCAAAACGATATTGGGACAAAATACTCCTAAAGGAAAATTGCCTGTTACCATCAATAAAAAATTCAAGTACGGACAGGGCAAATAAGGTCGCTATAAAATCACACCAATAAAAGAGCCCTCCCGGATAGCTGTGCTGTTGTCATCAGCACAGCTATCCGGGAGGGCTCTTCTTATTTTTTGTCAATGCTAATCGTTCTTACGAAGATTAGCTCTCCTCATTTTCTTCCCGACTGTCAGAAGGACGACTTTCATTTTTCATCCGGTCTATTGCGGTGACGACATATTTATAACGTTGATTCTGTTTGATGTCATCATCCGTATATTGGAGTTTATCGGCATCGAATGTGATAAAGATAATTTTGCTAGGATCTTTGATATTGACCCGCTCACCTACGACAAATCGATAGACGACATAGCCATAGGCCGATTGACCATCGCTGGCTACATCCGGTTTCTGCCAAAAAAGTGTATTCATTTTTCCGTTAGCGGATGATTTTACCAGCAATCCGAAAGGAGCGTTTGGTGGGATGCTGTCCAGCCAAGGCATTGTCGGGGGTAAAGCAGGGGCACGATACAAGTCATTTCGCATGGAGTCTTGTAGTCCAGCCAAGTTGTCCATGAGCGATTTGGAACTGAAATATATACTTCCTTCCACATCATGTTCTTCGCGTAGGTGGCGTACCTGTCGGGGGATCTGACTTTTGTCGGTCCATCCGGTCTTATTTTCTGTTACCCGGTAGGCTCCATGACCTACATAAAAATGCCGACCATAGGTATGTCGTTGCCACCAGGATACCAGAACCTCATACGCCGCTGCGCGGTTTTTAAATGGAAAGTAGATTTGTGGATTGATATAGTCGATCCAGCCTTCCTGCATCCATTTTACACCATCCGCATAGAGCTCCCGATACGCACTTAGCCCACGTGTTTCCGAACCAATACTATTGTTTTCCTTATTATCCCATACACCACATGGACTGATCCCATATTTAACATAAGGTTTTATTTTTTTTATGGCAATGCCGAGGTCGCGCACGAGCATGTTCACATTATTGCGTCGCCAGTCTTCAATATTTTCGATGCCATTATTATACTGGGCAAAAGTCAGCTGATCCGGGACGGATGTACTCCGGCTATCGGGATAAGGGTAAAAATAATCGTCAAAATGAATGCCATCCACATCGTAATTCTTGACAACATCCATAATGACATCGATGATATATTTACGGACATCGGGCAGTCCCGGGTTGAAAAGTTTTTTTCCTGCGTATGTAAAGAACCATTCGGGGTGACGTTTGGTGATATGGTCCTCTGAGAAATGTGCGGGATTCAATGTGGTCGAGGCCCGATAGGGGTTGAACCAGGCATGCAGTTCCATGCCTCTTTTATGTGCTTCCTCAATGGCAAATTCTAAAGGATCATAAAATGGGGATGGGGCCTGCCCCTGTTTTCCTGTCAGGTATCTGCTCCAAGGTTCACGACCTTTACCATAAAAAGCATCTGCTGCAGGCCGTACCTGTAGAATGATTGCATTTAAACCCGCACTACGGTGCTGGTCGAGGAGGTCTATAAATTCCTGCTTTTGCTGGGCAACATTATTGCCGGCTCTGACCGAAGGCCAGTCTATATTACCTATGGTTGCAACCCATACACCACGAAACTCTCGCTTAGGTATTTGTTGGGAATATGTTCTGATCGAAAATAAACAGATAAAAAAGGCAAAAAAAGAATATAAATATGTTTTTCCCGTCATTCTATAAATTGTAGCCAACAAAGATAGGGAAGCATTTCTTACTTTTTCCCTAAAAAATGTAAGATGTTTGTTGGATACTTGTTAAAAGAATGTCAGCTTGGTTTTCAAATTGATAATAATGCAAATACAGGTAACATTGTACACTTATTTGTGCTAATTTAGATGCGGTTTTCACAAAAGCTATGCAAAGCGAGCTAACCGCAACAATAAAGATTATGAGCAAAGAACAAATATCCGTTTTTGATATGTTTAAGATAGGTATCGGACCATCCAGTTCGCATACCTTAGGTCCTTGGCGTGCAGCCCAGCAATTTACCCATGTCCTCAAGACAAAAGGTGTATTGAATGAGGTCGATCAGGTCAAGATTTTGCTTTATGGATCTTTAGCCAAGACCGGTGCTGGACATGGTACAGATATCGCTGTTCTGCTTGGACTGAGTGGCGATGATCCGGTTACCTTTGATGTAGATCAGGTGACACCAAAGGTGGCGCATATCAAAGCGGTAGGCGAACTGGTGGTTGCAGGTGAGCGCACGATTCCATTCTCCTATCAGGAAGACCTTCTGTTTTTGTACACGGAGAGTTTGCCCTTCCATCCAAATGCCGTTACTTTTCAGGCTTTCCTATCGAGTGGTAAGGCCATTACCGAAACCTATTATTCAATCGGTGGTGGATTTGTCGTTCAGGAAAATGATACCGAGAGTGTATTATCCGAAGTAGATCTTCCTTTTCCAGTGGATACCGCACAGGAGCTACTGCACTGGACGATGAAAACAGGCTTGAAAATATCAGAACTTGTTCTTGAAAATGAGTGTGCATGGCGGGAGGAAAGTGAAACTGTTGCTGGTGTCCTGAATATCTATAAGACGATCTATGAATGTATCTATCGTGGCTGTCACACTGGTGGTACACTGCCCGGAGGCTTGAATGTAGAACGGAGGGCTGCGAAATTAAATAAAAAATTGATGCAGGGGCGTAGCTACCAAGATTATGAATCATGGATAACTGCAATTCGTGAAGGTGGACAGAATTTTCAATATATCCTAGACTGGGTAAGCTGTTTTGCGCTTGCTGTCAATGAAGAAAATGCATCGTTTGGACGTGTTGTTACTGCTCCTACCAATGGCGCTTCGGGGGTAATACCAGCGGTTTTACAGTATTATATTACTTTCCATGACGGTATGCGAGAAAATAAAATTGTGCAGTTTATCCTAACAGCTTCGGAGATCGGATCCATCTTTAAAAAGAATGCGACTATTTCAGCCGCCATGGGTGGTTGTCAGGCAGAAATTGGGGTATCCTCAGCAATGGCTGCCGGTGCGCTGACGGAGGTGCTGGGTGGATCACAACGCCAGGTGCTGATGGCTGCGGAGATCGCAATGGAACATCACCTCGGATTAACCTGCGATCCTATCGGAGGACTGGTACAGATCCCTTGTATCGAACGCAATACCATGGGGGCGATAAAAGCAATTACAGCAGCGCAGCTGGCTTTACAGTCAAATCCCGACAAAGCCAAAGTAAGCTTGGATACAGTGGTCAAAACCATGTGGGAGACCGCTTTGGATATGAACGCCAAATATAAAGAAACTGCAGATGGCGGCTTGGCGGTCAATATCCCATTGAGTTTGCCGGAATGTTAAGGTTCAACTGATTTTTCTTGTTTTTTGTATCTTTGCTGTTGTAGAACATATATACTCATAATTAGTATACGCGAATGAAATATTGTGCAATCGCCTCCGGGAGTAATGGAAACTGTTATTATATAGCCAAAGATGATTCGGCTATCTTAATTGATGCTGGTATCAACAGTAAACATATTCATCTTCGGATGTATAATCTTGGGATTATTCCGACCCAGATTAAAGCAATTTTCATTACGCACGAACACTCCGATCATATCCGCGGATTGTCGGTTTTTGCAAAAAAATACAATCTACCCGTGTATATCACGAAGGGAAGTTATGAAGGATCCAGACTACATTTACCTTCCCACCTGGTCAATATCATTGCGCCCAATGAGGAAGTTGAAATAGGAGGACTTAAAATTTATGGGATCCCCAAATATCATGATGCAAAAGAACCCTGTAGTTTCCTTGTCTCTGATGGAGTTCATAATATCGGTGTGCTGACCGATATTGGACGGCCCTGCGAAAATGTGCAACATGTGATCCAACATTCGGATATTCTCTTGCTGGAATCCAATTACGATGAAGATATGTTGCATACTGGAAGATATTCTTATTTTTTGAAGAATAGGATTAGCAGCGGATGGGGGCATCTTTCCAATCGTGTTGCGGTTGAACTATTCAATCAATATAAAACCGATCGTCTCAAGCATCTGATCTTAACACACCTCTCCGGTGAAAATAATACGGTCGATCTTGTTCATACGACATTTGAGCCCCATTGTGAGCATATCAAACTTCATGTGGCTACACGCTATCAGGAAACGGAATTGTTTGACATTACCCATATCTTAAATAAACAGGCGGTTTCATCGCCGACGGCCTGTCTTGGATAGTTAAGCTAAGTACTGCTTCTAATAAAGCGACCGTCACTCCTAATAAAGTCAACGACCATTTCACTTTTATTGCTGATACTGATCCGATATGAATGCTGCTACATACTCAGACGGTTTCAACGCCAAAGGACCTTCCGCGGATAATTAAACTGACTGCTTCTCCTAATAAAGTCAACGATTACTCTACCTTTTTTGCGGATATCGATCCGCTATGGGGCGTCCTATTGGCGCGACTTAAAGAAACGGGCCAGCTGATTTTATTGATAAATATCTTGTAAGTTTTTGTTTTACAGTGGTGTTTCGTGAAAAAAATCAAAGAAAACTCCAGAAGTGAAAAAATTAAAATATAGTTGATATCCAAATAATTCCTTTTATATTTGCTTTGTTTTTAATCAGTCTAAATTATTAAACAAGAATTTGCTGGTCTGGTTAAAGACAAAAACACCATGCAATAGACGGCAATCTATCACATGGTGAAAAAGCTAAAGACAGCGGCAACTGCCTTTAGCCGACTGAAGCAGCGCGCTGCTCCAGTTGCTTCCGATATAGGATATGGAAGAACTTGCAAGATAATGAAATTTGCGGTTTTATTCGTTAACCGTTTTTTTGGCTGTAAGATCCTCCATAATAAGTTGAAAAACTATACGCATCAATCAACATATTATGAAAATTTTAACTTCACTCTTTACATTCCTTACAGTATTGTTTTACTGTAACAGCAGTTCCGCTCACGCACTTTGGATAGAATCCGCTCCTCATGGTACAGTCAATCAGTCTCATGAAGTAAAAGTCTATTATGGTGAATATGTTACCAATGAAAGAGATCAAATTGAAAAATGGTATTCTGATGTAAAGGATTTTACCTTGTTATTGTATGTTCCAGGAAAAGCCCCTGTTAAAGTACAATTGACCAATAAAGGAGATCATTTCAGCGGTTCATTCCAACCAACTGAGCAAGGAACTTACTTTTTATCGATCGTAAAGGCACCGAAAGATCTAGGTGGCCAGACAAAATATGAGTTTTCCTCACTAATGCCCGTTGTTGTTGGCAATTCAAGCAAATTGGATTATAGCGCATTAAAAAATCCGTTACAGGTTGAGTTGCTCAATTCAGCAAATGCAAAAAAAGGCACTAGCTTACAGGCTAAGATAACCAGCGAAGGAAAAGTTGTTCCAAATGCCAAGGTATCTGTTTTCTCGTCCACAGGTTGGGGAAAAGAATTTGTTGCTGATGCCAACGGTGTTGTTACGTTCGATGCTCTTTGGGCTGGTGCTTATGTACTCGAAGCAAGTACATTTGTCGAAAAAGCAGGCGAGCATGAGGGAAAACCCTATGTATCGTCTTGGCAGGGAAGTACAACCTTTTTTGCAGTAAAATAAAAATTGATACCTACAAATTAGATGGATTCATTTTAAATCCCATATTCCAAATGAATCCATTCTTTATTACATATCTACCAGTGAAATACTCATGAATAAAACTTTATCCTTTCTAGCTATTCCGATGATCAGCTCAATTTTTTCTGTAGCGCAAGCGCAGAGTAAATTGAAGATTGACGGTATCCTTGTCAATGAAAAATCCGAACCTATTTCGGGTGCAACGATTAAACTATCGAATACAGGGGTGACTACCAGTACCGATAGCGAGGGACACTTCACTTTTTATAAACTTGCTCCAAATACTTATACGGTCGAGATCAAAGCATTTGGTTACAGTAAGCATACGATGACAGTGGTCCTCAATGGAGAAGACAGTCATCTGGGGCAGATTAAGCTCAGTAACCAATCTGAATCTATTGATGAGGTGGCCGTTTATGGAAAATATTATCAGAACTATAAATTCGACAGCATATCCGGATCACTGCGTTTAAAGACGCCTATCTTGGAACTGCCACAAAATATCCAGGTGATTTCCTCAGATCTGATGGCCGATCAACAAGTTTTCGACATTGTTGATGGTATCACGCGTAATATTAGCGGTGCAACACGTCAGGGACACTGGGACAATCAATATGCCAATATTCGTATGCGTGGATCCAAGATCCCGGCATTTCGTAACGGCATGAATATCGAAGCATCATGGGGGCCCACGGCTGAGGACGCATCTATGATTGAGCGTATTGAATTTGTAAAAGGCCCAGCTGGCTTTATGCTCGCTAGTGGTGAACCGGGAGGTTTCTACAATGTGGTAACGAAAAAGCCAACAGGCCATACCAAAGGGTCCGTGACACTCAATACCGGAAGTTTTGACCTCTATCGTGGAGCTGTCGATTTGGATGGTCGGATTACCAAAAGCAATAAATTGATTTACCGTCTGAACGTAGCAGGCCAGAAAAAAAAGTTCTTTACCAAATACAATAATAGTGATCGTCTTGTCATCGCTCCGGTATTGACTTATAATATCGATTCATTGACCGCTATCACGGCAGAATATACTTTTCAGGGATCTTCTTACTTAAGTAATGGAAACTATACCTTTTCACCAAAGGGCTTTGCCGATCCGGGGATTGCCAACGACTTTTTCTATGGTGATCCGGGGATGGAACCCGGTAAACTGAGAGATCATAGCGCCTATCTTTATTTTGATCGAAAACTTAACCAAAAGTGGAAATTCCATGCACAGGCTGCATATTTTAATTTCGATATGAAAGCAACCAGTACCTGGCTGAACTATATGACCGCGGAAGGTAATATGCCGCGATACTATAGTATCGCTGATGAGCATGGCGAAAATAAATTTGGACAGCTCTCTTTTAATGGTGAAGAGCGGACAGGAAGTATTAGACATCGGATCTTGGTCGGTGTGGATTATGGTAATAAAAAATTCTGGGGCGATTTCCGTTCTTTGTTGTCAAGTATCCCCGGAGATCCATTGAACGTCTACAACCCTGTTTATGGTATTCCGGAATCTGTTTTCCCTAAAGTTGACCGTTCCTTAAATATTAAGGAAAGAGCGAAAAGCCAGGACTATGTTACCAGTTCGTCCTATACATCCTTTTATGTACACGATGAGATGGCATTCCTCAGCGATCGACTGAAACTATCATTGGGTCTACGTTACACGTCTTCCAATGTTGTCTCCAAGACAAATGCAGACCCTGCTAAAGACAAAGTATGGAGCCCAAGGGTGGGGATAAATTATCTAATAGATCCGTCCATGAGCGTATATGCTTTGTTTGATCAATCCTTTGTACCTGTTTCGGGACTAGATTGGCAAGGAAATGCACTGAAACCTGTTCGTGGAAACAATTTAGAAGCGGGACTGAAGAAGGAATGGGGCGGCGGAAAGTGGATTTCTACGCTG
The window above is part of the Sphingobacterium sp. ML3W genome. Proteins encoded here:
- a CDS encoding TonB-dependent receptor, whose protein sequence is MNKTLSFLAIPMISSIFSVAQAQSKLKIDGILVNEKSEPISGATIKLSNTGVTTSTDSEGHFTFYKLAPNTYTVEIKAFGYSKHTMTVVLNGEDSHLGQIKLSNQSESIDEVAVYGKYYQNYKFDSISGSLRLKTPILELPQNIQVISSDLMADQQVFDIVDGITRNISGATRQGHWDNQYANIRMRGSKIPAFRNGMNIEASWGPTAEDASMIERIEFVKGPAGFMLASGEPGGFYNVVTKKPTGHTKGSVTLNTGSFDLYRGAVDLDGRITKSNKLIYRLNVAGQKKKFFTKYNNSDRLVIAPVLTYNIDSLTAITAEYTFQGSSYLSNGNYTFSPKGFADPGIANDFFYGDPGMEPGKLRDHSAYLYFDRKLNQKWKFHAQAAYFNFDMKATSTWLNYMTAEGNMPRYYSIADEHGENKFGQLSFNGEERTGSIRHRILVGVDYGNKKFWGDFRSLLSSIPGDPLNVYNPVYGIPESVFPKVDRSLNIKERAKSQDYVTSSSYTSFYVHDEMAFLSDRLKLSLGLRYTSSNVVSKTNADPAKDKVWSPRVGINYLIDPSMSVYALFDQSFVPVSGLDWQGNALKPVRGNNLEAGLKKEWGGGKWISTLSAYQIKRKNAPVEDFDHPNPNGGFFLMQLGETTTKGIEFDVTGEIVKGLNVNANYALTDSKISQDSKTEKIGNITPNTAKHTANAWISYRLQQGPLKGVGLTGGMQGMFDRAIGSATKVSNFKNYLRTDAGISYQRSRYNISLMVNNLLDNRKLMTAGSTTAKNAKIPESVAYYSYIVEARRNFRLGVIYKF